The Candidatus Eisenbacteria bacterium genomic sequence TCAGGCCGTTCGGACGCGCTGAGCCTCCTTGGCGCGCATTCCCTTCTGGACGGCGCCGGAGCGGATGCAGCGTGTACAGACCCGGAGCTTGCGCGGCTTCCCCTCGATCACCGCGCGCACGGTCTGCAGATTCACTTCCCAGCGGCGCTTGGTCACGTTATGGGCGTGGCTCACGTTCTGTCCGTGCTGGACGCCCTTGCCGCAGATGTCGCATGTCCTGGCCATGAAACCTCCTCTGGATCGCGAGAGCGTCCGAGTCTAGCCGGTTCGGCTCCCGCGGGCAACCCGTTTGACACCGCGACGGA encodes the following:
- the rpmB gene encoding 50S ribosomal protein L28, encoding MARTCDICGKGVQHGQNVSHAHNVTKRRWEVNLQTVRAVIEGKPRKLRVCTRCIRSGAVQKGMRAKEAQRVRTA